In Vicinamibacterales bacterium, a genomic segment contains:
- a CDS encoding GNVR domain-containing protein: MDQQSFHPLDYLSVANRRKWWFIVPLITCIALGGAVVAVWPKKYLSKAAIGMQSPTLSPDLLRGVSSMDPSERQRAVQQLLLSPTVLERVIREEQINPKSPAADVALWLRDNLARNIEVPPPIGLNGRPDPTRGIDLFYIGYTDRDPARAQRITNRVATVFVEENSKFQTIRAENSADVLEQQLNASQARLNELENKLRGKKQNYIGRLPEQIGANVQMVNGARTQFESISMQIRAEQDRLSLIEGQLDQMRQGVGAESMTTAAIAASQASQKRVDDLESQLASARALGYKDKHPEIERLQAEIKQARADLSASREQAPSNREELLKADPLYRQKLTERDMTRLRIRELQNASASAQRQIGEYQSRVEAAPVVEQELASLTRDYNAERDRYADLTTRLNNARVAEDVARKQGGERFSILYPAFLPDTPIEPQPLKIMGVALVAGLVLGAIAALGREFLDRSVHDSRALQSEFEVPVLGEIPRITA, translated from the coding sequence ATGGATCAGCAGTCGTTTCACCCGCTCGATTACCTGTCGGTCGCGAACCGCCGCAAGTGGTGGTTCATCGTGCCGCTGATCACGTGCATCGCGCTCGGCGGCGCGGTGGTGGCGGTGTGGCCGAAGAAGTATCTGTCGAAGGCGGCGATCGGCATGCAGTCGCCGACGCTGTCCCCCGATCTGCTGCGCGGCGTCAGCTCGATGGATCCGTCGGAACGGCAGCGCGCGGTCCAGCAGCTGCTGCTCAGCCCGACCGTCCTCGAGCGGGTGATCCGCGAAGAGCAGATCAATCCCAAGTCGCCGGCCGCCGACGTGGCGCTGTGGCTGCGCGACAACCTGGCGCGCAACATCGAAGTGCCGCCGCCGATCGGCTTGAACGGCCGTCCCGATCCGACGCGGGGCATCGATCTGTTCTATATCGGCTATACCGATCGCGACCCGGCGCGCGCCCAGCGCATCACCAACCGCGTGGCGACGGTGTTCGTCGAAGAGAACTCGAAGTTCCAGACCATCCGCGCCGAGAACTCCGCGGACGTGCTCGAGCAGCAGTTGAACGCCTCCCAGGCGCGCCTCAACGAGCTGGAGAACAAGCTGCGCGGCAAGAAGCAGAACTACATCGGTCGGCTGCCCGAGCAGATCGGCGCCAACGTCCAGATGGTGAACGGCGCCCGCACGCAGTTCGAGTCGATCTCGATGCAGATCCGCGCCGAGCAGGACCGGCTGTCGCTCATCGAAGGGCAGCTCGATCAGATGCGCCAGGGGGTCGGCGCCGAGTCGATGACGACGGCGGCGATCGCCGCGTCGCAGGCGTCGCAGAAGCGCGTGGACGATCTGGAATCGCAGCTCGCCAGCGCCCGCGCGCTCGGCTACAAGGACAAGCATCCGGAGATCGAGCGGCTCCAGGCCGAGATCAAGCAGGCCCGCGCCGACCTGTCCGCCTCGCGCGAGCAGGCGCCGTCGAACCGCGAGGAGCTGCTCAAGGCGGACCCGCTGTACCGGCAGAAGCTCACCGAGCGCGACATGACCCGGCTGCGCATCCGCGAGCTGCAGAACGCCTCGGCGTCGGCGCAGCGCCAGATCGGCGAGTACCAGAGCCGCGTCGAGGCCGCTCCGGTCGTCGAGCAGGAGCTCGCCTCGCTGACGCGGGACTACAACGCGGAGCGCGACCGCTACGCGGATCTGACCACCCGCCTGAACAACGCGCGCGTCGCCGAAGACGTCGCGCGCAAGCAGGGGGGAGAGCGGTTCAGCATTCTGTATCCGGCCTTCCTGCCGGACACGCCGATCGAGCCGCAGCCGCTGAAGATCATGGGCGTGGCGCTGGTCGCCGGACTCGTGCTCGGCGCGATCGCCGCGCTCGGCCGCGAATTCCTCGATCGATCGGTCCATGACTCGCGCGCGCTGCAGAGCGAGTTCGAAGTCCCGGTCCTCGGCGAGATTCCCCGGATCACCGCCTGA
- a CDS encoding sigma-54 dependent transcriptional regulator — protein sequence MHSPTQPRLSGRREGEVPSSPPVNLTGESQAHAASRRFYTELLGGSSQMREVRDLIDRVADTDVTVLVRGESGTGKELVARAVHDASTRRERTFVKVNCAALPSELLESELFGFERGAFTGAIQHKPGKFEFANHGTMFLDEISEMGLGLQSKLLQVLQDGEFARLGGRQDVKVDVRVVAATNRDLEGAVAEGQFREDLYFRLNVVCITLPPLRQRRDEIPRLTQFFLAHYSQHYNKPPMAMATDTLRLFAEYDWPGNVRELENLIKRMVILGTDTQIRREVADAIASRALRVGPIPILEQATAAAASSAAVPAAPPAAAAPPARPAAPLAAAPPPVPLCGSLKDIGRTAAREAERELIYRTLQQTRWNRREAAEILGISYKALLYKIKEAELDKAS from the coding sequence GTGCATTCGCCCACGCAGCCACGGCTCTCCGGCCGCCGCGAAGGTGAGGTTCCCTCCTCGCCGCCGGTGAATCTCACCGGCGAGTCGCAGGCACATGCGGCGTCGCGGCGCTTCTACACCGAACTGCTCGGCGGCAGCAGCCAGATGCGCGAAGTGCGCGACCTGATCGATCGCGTGGCGGACACCGACGTCACCGTACTCGTGCGCGGCGAGAGCGGCACTGGCAAGGAACTGGTCGCGCGCGCGGTCCACGACGCGTCGACGCGGCGCGAGCGGACGTTCGTGAAGGTGAACTGCGCCGCCCTTCCCTCGGAGCTGCTCGAGTCCGAGCTCTTCGGTTTCGAGCGCGGCGCGTTCACCGGCGCCATTCAGCACAAGCCCGGCAAGTTCGAGTTCGCCAACCACGGAACGATGTTCCTGGACGAAATCAGCGAGATGGGGCTCGGGCTCCAGTCGAAGCTGCTGCAGGTTCTGCAGGACGGCGAGTTCGCCCGTCTCGGCGGACGGCAGGATGTAAAAGTGGACGTCCGTGTCGTCGCCGCGACCAACCGGGACCTCGAGGGGGCGGTCGCCGAGGGACAGTTCCGCGAAGATCTCTACTTCCGTCTCAACGTCGTCTGCATCACGCTCCCGCCGTTGCGGCAGCGCCGCGACGAGATTCCGAGACTCACCCAGTTCTTCCTCGCGCATTACTCGCAGCACTACAACAAGCCGCCGATGGCGATGGCGACCGACACCCTGCGGTTGTTCGCCGAGTACGACTGGCCCGGCAACGTCCGCGAGCTGGAGAACCTGATCAAGCGGATGGTGATCCTCGGCACCGACACGCAGATCCGCCGCGAGGTGGCCGACGCGATCGCCAGCCGGGCGCTCCGCGTCGGTCCGATCCCGATCCTCGAGCAGGCCACGGCGGCGGCCGCTTCGTCGGCCGCGGTGCCCGCCGCGCCGCCGGCGGCCGCCGCCCCACCGGCTCGGCCCGCTGCACCGCTCGCCGCGGCGCCGCCGCCCGTCCCGCTGTGCGGATCGTTGAAGGACATCGGCCGCACCGCCGCGCGGGAAGCGGAACGCGAGTTGATCTACCGCACGCTGCAGCAGACGCGATGGAACCGCCGCGAGGCGGCCGAGATCCTGGGCATCAGCTACAAGGCCCTCCTTTACAAGATCAAGGAAGCGGAGCTCGACAAAGCATCGTGA
- a CDS encoding class I SAM-dependent methyltransferase produces the protein MPRADVLSPSRAESMQQWERAEITRSSVEATLTSDQELRVSAGTFARYASPPVHTAYPLEYAYALLGDVDGRRVVDFGCGSGANTALLAGRGAHVWGIDISEDLLRLGKRRLSLSGRANAATFIAGSAHDMPFPDDSIDVVFGIAILHHLDLDLVSKEVRRVLKPGGRAIFQEPVRNSAVLRFVRSLIPYRAPDISPYERPLTDAELRRFANGFSSVSVRAFGLPHVQVGPLLPVVKKYWRTLYAWDRWLLDRLPGLGRYASIRVIALTK, from the coding sequence ATGCCACGTGCCGACGTGCTGTCGCCGAGCCGCGCCGAGTCGATGCAGCAGTGGGAACGCGCCGAAATCACGCGCAGTTCCGTCGAAGCCACGCTCACCAGCGATCAGGAGCTGCGGGTCAGCGCCGGCACCTTCGCGCGCTACGCCAGTCCGCCGGTTCACACCGCTTACCCACTCGAGTACGCGTACGCCCTTCTGGGCGACGTCGACGGCAGACGGGTGGTGGATTTCGGGTGCGGCTCGGGGGCGAACACGGCCCTGCTCGCCGGCCGGGGCGCTCACGTCTGGGGAATCGACATCTCCGAGGACCTGCTGCGGCTCGGCAAGCGGCGGCTCTCGCTCAGCGGCCGCGCCAACGCCGCGACGTTCATCGCCGGATCCGCGCACGACATGCCGTTCCCCGACGACTCCATCGACGTGGTGTTCGGCATCGCCATCCTGCACCACCTGGATCTCGATCTGGTCTCGAAGGAAGTGCGCCGCGTTCTCAAACCCGGCGGCCGCGCGATCTTCCAGGAGCCGGTGCGCAACTCGGCGGTGCTCCGCTTCGTGCGATCGCTGATTCCCTATCGCGCGCCCGACATCTCGCCGTACGAACGGCCGCTGACGGACGCCGAGCTGCGGCGGTTCGCGAACGGGTTCTCGTCGGTGTCGGTGCGGGCCTTCGGCCTGCCTCATGTCCAGGTGGGTCCGCTGCTGCCGGTCGTGAAGAAATACTGGCGCACGCTGTACGCGTGGGATCGGTGGCTCCTCGATCGGCTGCCGGGGCTCGGGCGCTATGCGTCGATTCGCGTGATTGCGCTCACCAAATGA
- a CDS encoding flippase: MTDAAWPVQADQPLRTLARNVGTRYLFVVVEMAIGLLTLPFNLHHLGAEAYGLWMLTAGITVHFSILDLGYGGAMVKFVAQYRSQRDARGLNEIASTIFVLFSALGLLVYALVVGLAFNLDQFFNITPAQAETGKWILLIVGLNAAVNFGFSTFGGICAGFQRYDINNVVAIASSAVVAAVNVAVVLMGYGLIPLVAATTAVRLATYLIYWRNAYKVFPLLHVRPSLFRRARVREVTGFSIYASMIDWANKLNYKLDEVVIGVFLGAAPVAIWAVADRIISATQRLTNQSNTVLFPLIVDSDVSQQTRRLQTVLIEGTRLSLATVTPIAIVLIVLAEPIVRGWVGPAMLAAAPVVQVLALAVAFRVGNATSTTLLKGSGQVRYLAFVNLGTAVANVAMSAALIRRFGLVGVAIGTLVPILFSAVFLTFPVACRRVRVSVAEAVRRAVWPAVWPAVVVALALALVHRGTETLPVALAEAAAAGLLYVGLFILAVGRRDRAVYTARIWELAT; the protein is encoded by the coding sequence GTGACGGACGCCGCGTGGCCGGTCCAGGCGGATCAGCCGCTGCGGACCCTGGCGCGCAACGTCGGCACGCGGTACCTGTTCGTCGTCGTCGAGATGGCGATCGGGCTGCTCACGCTGCCCTTCAACCTGCATCATCTCGGCGCCGAGGCGTACGGGCTGTGGATGCTGACCGCCGGCATCACCGTCCACTTCTCCATTCTCGACCTGGGCTACGGCGGCGCGATGGTCAAGTTCGTCGCGCAGTACCGGTCGCAGCGGGACGCGCGCGGCCTGAACGAGATCGCCAGCACGATCTTCGTGCTCTTCTCGGCCCTCGGCCTGCTCGTCTACGCGCTGGTCGTCGGCCTGGCGTTCAACCTCGATCAGTTCTTCAACATCACGCCGGCGCAGGCCGAGACCGGCAAGTGGATCCTGCTGATCGTCGGCCTCAACGCCGCGGTGAATTTCGGGTTCTCCACCTTCGGCGGCATCTGCGCCGGCTTCCAGCGCTACGACATCAACAACGTGGTCGCGATCGCGAGCAGCGCCGTGGTCGCCGCGGTCAACGTCGCGGTGGTGCTGATGGGCTATGGATTGATCCCGCTCGTCGCCGCGACCACCGCGGTACGCCTGGCCACGTATCTCATCTACTGGCGCAACGCCTACAAGGTGTTTCCGCTGCTGCACGTCCGGCCGTCGCTCTTCCGCCGCGCCCGGGTTCGCGAGGTGACGGGGTTCAGCATCTACGCCTCGATGATCGACTGGGCCAACAAGCTCAATTACAAGCTGGACGAGGTCGTCATCGGCGTGTTCCTCGGCGCGGCGCCGGTCGCGATCTGGGCGGTCGCCGATCGCATCATCTCGGCCACCCAGCGCCTGACCAATCAGAGCAACACCGTGCTGTTCCCGCTGATCGTCGATTCCGACGTGAGCCAGCAGACCCGGCGGCTGCAGACGGTGTTGATCGAAGGCACCCGCCTGTCGCTCGCGACCGTCACCCCGATCGCGATCGTGCTGATCGTCCTCGCCGAGCCGATCGTGCGCGGCTGGGTCGGTCCCGCGATGCTGGCGGCCGCGCCGGTCGTCCAGGTGCTGGCGCTGGCGGTGGCGTTCCGCGTCGGCAACGCGACCAGCACGACCCTGCTCAAGGGATCCGGGCAGGTGCGCTATCTCGCGTTCGTCAACCTGGGGACGGCGGTGGCGAACGTGGCGATGAGCGCGGCGCTGATCCGCCGGTTCGGCCTGGTCGGCGTCGCCATCGGCACGCTGGTGCCGATTCTGTTCTCCGCGGTCTTTCTCACCTTCCCGGTCGCCTGCCGCCGCGTGCGCGTGTCCGTGGCGGAGGCGGTGCGGCGCGCCGTGTGGCCGGCGGTCTGGCCCGCGGTCGTGGTCGCGCTGGCGCTGGCCCTGGTTCATCGCGGGACCGAGACGCTGCCGGTCGCGCTTGCCGAGGCGGCGGCCGCCGGATTGCTGTATGTCGGCCTGTTCATTCTCGCGGTGGGCCGGCGCGACCGCGCGGTCTACACCGCCCGTATCTGGGAGCTCGCGACGTAA
- a CDS encoding sigma-54 dependent transcriptional regulator → MKKPYVAIVDDDAGFAQYLRTFLSLRGYEARCYTRGDELLASMKQNEPPDVVLLDVMMPGLDGMATLRALKASRPEAQVIMLSGRNQASTIVEAVRLGAADYVVKPDDPEGLGEIALDVAIKNAIEKNRLVSELSELRQQLSDDEDRAVWGNSEKMRAIATVIEQVADSDVGVLIRGESGVGKELVSRAIHQRSTRRNRPFVKVNCAALPAELLESELFGHERGAFTGAANTRIGKFEQADTGTLMLDEIGEMKPALQAKLLHVLQDGEFTKLGSNKRVQVDVRVVAATNRDLEKMMLSGDFREDLYYRLKVIELTVPPLRERRDEIPTLIDFFIARYARKYNRAARPLSEGLYQLFMQYDWPGNIRELENMIKRVVILQDEQLVIREIERNMQRAMANAAAAAAAAAPAAVPAAAVAAVGVPGYAAVPPIPFPPPLPAAPADEAADEAEADEHAASEPGNGNGSLASVAKAAAMKAERAAIEQTLRQVHWNRRKAAQILGVSYKTLLNKIKECGISRV, encoded by the coding sequence ATGAAGAAACCATACGTCGCGATTGTCGATGATGATGCCGGCTTCGCTCAGTACTTGCGCACCTTTCTCTCGCTGCGCGGCTACGAAGCGCGATGCTATACGCGCGGCGACGAACTGCTCGCCTCGATGAAACAGAACGAGCCGCCCGATGTGGTGCTGCTCGACGTCATGATGCCCGGCCTCGACGGTATGGCGACGCTGCGCGCGCTCAAGGCGTCCCGCCCCGAGGCGCAGGTCATCATGCTCTCGGGCCGCAACCAGGCCTCCACCATAGTCGAGGCGGTTCGCCTCGGCGCCGCCGACTACGTCGTCAAACCGGACGATCCCGAAGGGCTCGGCGAAATCGCGCTCGATGTCGCGATCAAGAACGCCATCGAGAAGAACCGGCTGGTGTCGGAGCTCAGCGAGCTGCGCCAGCAGCTCTCGGACGACGAAGACCGCGCCGTCTGGGGCAACAGCGAGAAGATGCGGGCGATCGCCACGGTGATCGAACAGGTCGCCGACAGCGACGTCGGCGTGCTCATTCGTGGAGAGAGCGGCGTCGGCAAGGAGCTGGTGTCGCGCGCGATTCATCAACGATCCACGCGCCGCAACCGGCCGTTCGTCAAGGTCAACTGCGCCGCGCTGCCCGCGGAGCTGCTCGAGAGCGAGCTGTTCGGCCACGAGCGCGGCGCCTTCACCGGCGCCGCCAACACCCGCATCGGCAAGTTCGAGCAGGCCGACACCGGCACGCTGATGCTCGACGAGATCGGCGAGATGAAGCCGGCGCTCCAGGCCAAGCTGCTCCACGTCCTGCAGGACGGCGAGTTCACCAAGCTCGGAAGCAACAAGCGCGTCCAGGTGGACGTTCGCGTCGTCGCCGCCACCAATCGCGATCTCGAGAAGATGATGCTCAGCGGCGACTTCCGCGAGGACCTGTACTACCGGCTCAAGGTCATCGAGCTGACGGTCCCGCCGCTGCGCGAGCGGCGCGACGAGATCCCGACGCTCATCGACTTCTTCATCGCCCGGTACGCGCGCAAGTACAACCGTGCCGCGCGGCCGCTGTCCGAAGGCCTCTATCAGCTGTTCATGCAGTACGACTGGCCCGGCAACATCCGCGAGCTCGAGAACATGATCAAGCGGGTGGTGATCCTGCAGGACGAGCAGCTCGTCATCCGCGAGATCGAGCGGAACATGCAGCGCGCGATGGCGAACGCGGCCGCCGCTGCAGCCGCGGCGGCTCCGGCGGCCGTGCCGGCCGCCGCGGTGGCTGCGGTCGGCGTGCCGGGCTATGCCGCGGTGCCGCCGATTCCGTTCCCGCCTCCGCTTCCCGCGGCGCCCGCCGACGAGGCTGCGGACGAGGCGGAGGCGGACGAGCACGCGGCGAGCGAACCGGGCAACGGCAACGGTTCGCTGGCGTCAGTGGCAAAGGCCGCGGCGATGAAAGCCGAACGCGCGGCGATCGAGCAGACGCTCCGCCAGGTGCACTGGAACCGCCGCAAGGCGGCGCAGATCCTCGGGGTCAGCTATAAGACGCTGCTCAACAAGATCAAGGAGTGCGGCATCTCGAGGGTTTGA
- a CDS encoding CpsD/CapB family tyrosine-protein kinase: protein MSRIQEILKKAERDGSVHRTRPIVPDRANTAVAQALVEPEPPLVDPAPLPRVEPPPPHIGFAPVAPPPAVAPAAEPAAPIAAPRHAHGHIDPRLVAAIAPQSVAAEQYRLLRTRVTRAENGRPCRTIIVTSPNKGDGKSLTAANLALTMAHDPQHRVLLLDADLRRPSQHTLFGLADTPGLSDVLMGGAALEEALVMIPDHRLTVLPAGLVPTQPAELLGSSGMRRVLETLRTRFDRILIDMPPAAPLADVPIASTMADGVLMIVRAGVTPKPDIERALISVDGAKVLGLVLNDAGGPGVPDRYAGYRYAAG from the coding sequence ATGAGCCGCATCCAGGAGATCCTCAAGAAGGCCGAGCGCGACGGCAGCGTGCATCGCACGCGGCCGATTGTCCCCGATCGCGCCAACACGGCGGTCGCGCAGGCGCTGGTGGAGCCCGAGCCTCCCCTGGTCGACCCGGCGCCGCTGCCGCGGGTGGAACCGCCGCCGCCGCACATCGGCTTCGCGCCGGTCGCGCCGCCGCCGGCGGTGGCCCCCGCGGCGGAGCCGGCCGCCCCGATCGCCGCCCCGCGGCACGCGCACGGCCACATCGATCCGCGGCTCGTCGCCGCAATCGCGCCGCAGTCGGTCGCCGCGGAGCAGTACCGCCTGCTGCGCACCCGCGTCACCCGCGCGGAGAACGGACGGCCGTGCAGGACCATCATCGTCACCAGCCCGAACAAGGGGGACGGCAAGAGTCTCACCGCGGCGAACCTGGCGCTGACGATGGCGCACGATCCGCAGCACCGCGTGCTGCTGCTCGACGCCGATCTCCGGCGGCCGTCGCAGCACACGCTGTTCGGCCTTGCCGACACGCCGGGCCTCAGCGACGTCCTCATGGGCGGCGCGGCGCTCGAGGAGGCGCTGGTGATGATCCCCGACCACCGGCTGACGGTGCTGCCGGCGGGACTGGTGCCGACGCAGCCCGCGGAGCTGCTCGGGTCGTCCGGCATGCGCCGGGTGCTCGAGACCCTGCGCACGCGCTTCGATCGCATCCTCATCGACATGCCGCCGGCGGCGCCGCTCGCCGACGTGCCGATCGCGTCGACCATGGCAGACGGCGTGCTGATGATCGTCCGGGCCGGCGTCACGCCGAAACCGGACATCGAGCGCGCGCTGATCAGCGTCGACGGGGCGAAGGTGCTCGGGCTGGTGCTGAACGACGCGGGCGGGCCCGGCGTGCCGGACCGGTACGCCGGCTACCGGTACGCGGCGGGCTAG
- a CDS encoding polysaccharide biosynthesis/export family protein gives MKTLIVAALAFALLPAAARAQGPVGTSGASASPSRPAPAATNYSTAPDYRLAAGDKLRIEVYKDTQLSQSLQVRPDGKITLPLLGDIPAAGRTSVELRDAIAGKLEEYIAKPVVTVIVTETMPQVVYVTGEVNKPGALPITTGQMSIIQAIAMAGGFTDFANKKDIRVLRKGAGGMQTLRFNYKEAIDDESRREPLALVAGDTVIVK, from the coding sequence ATGAAGACACTGATCGTTGCCGCTCTCGCCTTCGCGCTCCTGCCCGCCGCCGCGCGGGCGCAGGGTCCCGTCGGGACGTCGGGCGCTTCAGCGTCGCCGTCGCGCCCGGCCCCGGCCGCGACGAATTACAGCACCGCCCCCGACTACCGGCTGGCGGCGGGGGACAAGCTGCGCATCGAGGTCTACAAGGACACGCAGCTCTCGCAGTCGCTCCAGGTCCGCCCGGACGGAAAGATCACGCTGCCGCTGCTCGGCGACATTCCCGCGGCGGGCCGCACCTCCGTCGAGCTCCGCGACGCCATCGCCGGCAAGCTCGAGGAATACATCGCCAAGCCGGTCGTCACCGTGATCGTGACCGAGACGATGCCCCAGGTCGTCTACGTCACCGGCGAGGTGAACAAGCCCGGCGCGCTGCCGATCACCACCGGACAGATGTCGATCATCCAGGCGATCGCCATGGCCGGCGGCTTCACCGACTTCGCCAACAAGAAAGACATCCGCGTGCTGCGCAAGGGCGCCGGCGGCATGCAGACGCTCCGCTTCAACTACAAGGAAGCGATTGACGACGAGAGCCGCCGCGAGCCGCTGGCGCTGGTGGCCGGCGACACGGTGATCGTCAAGTAG
- a CDS encoding phosphocholine cytidylyltransferase family protein — MKGVILAAGKGSRLNGTAGDKPKCLVEAGGATLIERQIQTLRNAGLNDIVVVTGCQAERVRDVCGPDVTYVVNSRFAETNSLYSLWTARALLYQGFVVLNCDVLFHPELLDDLLATHHDAALLIAYRQAGQPPYGDEEMKVKVRGGRILDMSKAMDPAEADGENLGIVKFGPGAAPELVGILSRIVASGRLRDWAPKAFAEYAQTRPLHALGTRGLPWIEIDFPEDYQRAIRDVLPAIDRAIVPTAGGRVS; from the coding sequence ATGAAGGGCGTCATTCTGGCGGCGGGAAAAGGATCGCGTCTCAACGGCACAGCCGGCGACAAGCCCAAGTGCCTGGTCGAGGCAGGCGGCGCGACGCTCATCGAACGCCAGATCCAGACGCTGCGCAATGCCGGACTGAACGACATCGTCGTCGTGACCGGGTGCCAGGCCGAGCGGGTCCGCGACGTCTGCGGGCCCGACGTGACGTACGTAGTGAATTCCCGGTTTGCGGAAACCAACAGCCTCTATTCGCTGTGGACGGCACGAGCTCTGCTCTATCAGGGGTTCGTGGTGCTGAACTGTGACGTTCTTTTCCATCCAGAGCTGCTGGATGACCTGCTGGCTACCCACCACGACGCCGCGCTACTCATCGCCTATCGCCAAGCCGGACAGCCGCCCTACGGCGACGAGGAAATGAAGGTGAAGGTCCGCGGCGGACGGATCCTCGACATGTCCAAGGCGATGGACCCGGCTGAGGCGGACGGCGAAAACCTCGGCATCGTCAAGTTCGGCCCCGGCGCCGCGCCGGAGCTGGTCGGTATCCTGAGCCGCATCGTCGCCTCCGGCCGTCTGCGCGACTGGGCGCCGAAAGCGTTCGCCGAATACGCACAGACGCGGCCGCTCCACGCGCTCGGCACGCGCGGACTGCCGTGGATCGAGATCGACTTCCCCGAGGACTACCAGCGCGCGATCCGCGACGTGCTGCCCGCAATCGATCGCGCGATCGTCCCGAC
- a CDS encoding TIGR03013 family XrtA/PEP-CTERM system glycosyltransferase, with amino-acid sequence MQLFNRYVSMRSLTVFGGELLLIFGSVALAAAFQDTPDLAANLWKIAVVTLICQLCLYYNDFYDLTLVHSNRELVVRLLQAAGAASIVLAALYFVQPDLMIGNGIFVSALFVFLVAILGWRLAFNSVTGSLKLDEERVLFVGTGETARKVARQILDQHEFAYRVIGFIDDDPSRIGERIVNPAIVGTPADLDRLIAQHHVDRIVVGLSDRRGKLPVEELLRAKMAGIRVEDATTTYERVTGKILIDDLRPSWLIFSDGFRVSGVTRFMKRAIDLTLALALAIVTLPLMLLTALLVLLEDGRPVLYRQERVGENGRTFVLSKFRSMRKDAEQGGTPVWARDGDDRVTRVGRFIRKTRLDELPQLWNVVRGDMSFVGPRPERPFFVEQLAQDIPFYQQRHAVKPGLTGWAQVKYRYGSSREDAMEKLRYDLYYIKHLSVFFDLTIVFDTVKVVLFGKGAA; translated from the coding sequence ATGCAGCTCTTCAACCGGTACGTCTCGATGCGCAGCCTGACGGTGTTCGGCGGCGAACTGCTGCTGATCTTCGGGTCGGTGGCGCTCGCGGCGGCCTTCCAGGACACGCCGGATCTCGCGGCGAACCTGTGGAAGATCGCGGTGGTGACGCTGATCTGCCAGCTGTGCCTCTACTACAACGATTTCTACGATCTCACCCTGGTGCACTCGAACCGCGAGCTGGTCGTCCGGCTGCTCCAGGCCGCCGGCGCCGCCTCGATCGTGCTCGCGGCGCTCTACTTCGTCCAGCCCGATCTGATGATCGGCAACGGCATCTTCGTCTCGGCGCTGTTCGTCTTCCTCGTCGCCATCCTCGGCTGGCGTCTCGCCTTCAACAGCGTGACCGGCTCCCTGAAGCTGGACGAAGAGCGCGTGCTCTTCGTCGGCACCGGGGAGACCGCGCGCAAGGTCGCGCGGCAGATTCTCGATCAGCACGAGTTCGCCTATCGCGTCATCGGCTTCATCGACGACGATCCGTCCCGCATCGGCGAGCGCATCGTCAACCCGGCGATCGTCGGCACGCCGGCGGATCTCGATCGGCTGATCGCGCAGCACCACGTCGACCGCATCGTCGTCGGCCTGTCCGATCGGCGCGGCAAGCTGCCGGTCGAGGAGCTGCTGCGCGCCAAGATGGCGGGGATCCGCGTCGAAGACGCGACCACGACCTACGAACGGGTGACCGGCAAGATCCTGATCGACGACCTGCGGCCGTCGTGGCTGATCTTCTCTGACGGCTTCCGCGTCTCGGGCGTGACGCGCTTCATGAAGCGGGCGATCGACCTGACGCTGGCGCTGGCGCTGGCCATCGTCACGCTGCCGCTGATGCTGCTGACGGCGCTGCTGGTGCTGCTCGAGGACGGCCGGCCGGTGCTGTACCGCCAGGAGCGTGTCGGCGAGAACGGCCGGACCTTCGTCCTGTCGAAGTTCCGCTCGATGCGGAAGGACGCGGAACAGGGGGGGACCCCGGTCTGGGCGCGGGACGGCGACGACCGCGTCACCCGCGTCGGCCGGTTCATCCGCAAGACCCGCCTCGACGAACTGCCGCAACTGTGGAACGTGGTGCGCGGCGACATGAGCTTCGTCGGGCCGCGCCCCGAGCGTCCGTTCTTCGTCGAGCAGCTGGCGCAGGACATCCCCTTCTACCAGCAGCGGCATGCGGTGAAGCCGGGACTGACCGGCTGGGCGCAGGTGAAGTACCGCTACGGCTCCTCGCGTGAGGATGCGATGGAGAAGCTGCGCTACGACCTCTATTACATCAAGCACCTGTCGGTGTTCTTCGACCTGACGATCGTCTTCGACACGGTGAAGGTGGTGCTCTTCGGGAAGGGGGCGGCGTGA